From one Silvibacterium dinghuense genomic stretch:
- a CDS encoding ATP-binding protein, whose amino-acid sequence MKGEDARARLDEFRIRVHGDGAPRWPGKDEGHVQSVKGGSLVAINRSSEISQARNELLDFTVIAETLQQVSNEIAPDRLIRLLMKAASQYAGSERAVLIMYERKDARVVAEAISRPGRVEVNFRDERSSDGDLPGYAVELTRLMTESTVREDVFSPNGHSPDDYIWQNRSGSMLGLPLMSKGKLIALLVLEDRNKSNPLVPECLVVLKLLASQAAMSFENMRLTQELHEREAQIRRLVDANIIGIAIWTDDGQIAEANDAFMKIIGYSREDIQSGRIRWADLTPPELREDDQQLMDELKAKGSVQPYEREYRRRDGTHIPVLISCTSLDGAEHKTVAFVIDMTERKRSEAMLRALRTELEHASRVMTIGELGASIAHETNQPLTAIVTNASALLRWLDATPPNLVRAHETAEWIVRDGEWAADVVRGLKALSQVTLIDKKPVDLNQCVEEILPLIQGDLRNGAISLTIQPAQGLKQVLGDRVQLQQVICNLIKNSIDSMAAVQNRPRELLIATYNLHRESVGVLVRDTGMAVAPDKLDYIFDRFYSTKAEGFGIGLSISRSIIENHGGQLWATINKDVGMTFEFTIRAYKPEYS is encoded by the coding sequence GTGAAAGGGGAGGATGCGCGCGCCAGACTCGACGAATTTCGAATCCGCGTGCATGGCGATGGGGCTCCCCGCTGGCCAGGTAAGGACGAAGGTCATGTCCAGTCGGTCAAGGGCGGCTCACTGGTTGCTATCAATAGATCCTCTGAAATCTCTCAGGCTCGGAATGAGCTGCTTGACTTCACGGTCATCGCTGAAACGCTGCAGCAGGTCTCAAATGAAATAGCTCCCGATCGCCTGATTCGTTTACTCATGAAGGCGGCGAGCCAATATGCTGGCTCTGAACGTGCTGTTTTGATTATGTATGAGCGTAAGGACGCTCGCGTTGTCGCGGAGGCAATTTCCCGGCCTGGTCGTGTTGAGGTGAATTTTCGTGATGAGCGATCTTCGGACGGGGATCTGCCTGGCTATGCTGTCGAGTTGACAAGACTCATGACGGAAAGCACTGTTCGGGAGGATGTGTTTTCCCCCAACGGACATTCTCCTGACGATTACATTTGGCAAAATCGCTCCGGTTCCATGCTTGGCTTGCCTCTGATGAGCAAGGGTAAGCTCATCGCATTGCTTGTTCTGGAAGACCGCAACAAGTCAAATCCACTCGTGCCGGAATGTTTAGTCGTTCTGAAGCTCTTGGCATCACAAGCCGCCATGTCGTTTGAGAACATGCGTCTCACCCAAGAACTTCACGAGCGTGAGGCCCAGATTCGAAGGTTGGTGGACGCCAATATTATCGGCATTGCTATCTGGACGGACGATGGGCAAATCGCGGAAGCCAACGATGCATTTATGAAGATCATTGGCTATTCTCGCGAAGACATTCAATCGGGGCGAATACGATGGGCGGATCTAACACCGCCAGAGTTGAGGGAAGACGACCAGCAATTGATGGATGAACTGAAGGCGAAAGGATCGGTTCAACCTTACGAAAGAGAGTATCGACGCCGGGATGGCACTCATATCCCTGTTTTGATCAGCTGTACAAGCCTGGATGGGGCAGAACACAAGACAGTTGCGTTTGTCATAGATATGACAGAGCGAAAGCGCTCGGAGGCCATGTTGCGAGCGCTTCGAACGGAGCTCGAGCATGCATCGCGGGTCATGACCATTGGTGAATTAGGGGCTTCGATTGCGCATGAGACGAATCAACCTCTAACAGCAATTGTGACCAATGCCTCTGCACTCTTGCGATGGTTGGACGCTACTCCTCCGAACCTGGTCAGAGCACATGAGACAGCTGAGTGGATTGTCCGTGATGGCGAGTGGGCGGCGGACGTAGTTCGGGGGCTCAAGGCGTTAAGCCAGGTGACACTGATAGACAAGAAACCTGTTGATCTCAATCAGTGTGTCGAAGAGATCTTGCCTCTCATTCAGGGTGATCTTCGCAATGGCGCAATCAGCCTGACAATTCAACCCGCGCAAGGACTGAAGCAGGTTCTCGGAGATCGTGTCCAGTTGCAACAAGTGATATGTAACCTCATCAAGAACAGTATCGATTCTATGGCCGCAGTACAAAATCGACCACGAGAACTGTTGATTGCCACTTACAATCTTCATCGAGAATCCGTGGGTGTTCTTGTCCGAGATACGGGGATGGCTGTAGCCCCCGACAAGCTTGATTACATTTTCGACAGGTTTTACAGTACGAAAGCCGAAGGTTTTGGGATAGGTCTTTCCATCAGCCGTTCCATTATTGAGAATCACGGTGGCCAGCTATGGGCTACCATCAATAAGGATGTCGGTATGACCTTTGAGTTCACTATTCGAGCCTATAAGCCCGAATATTCGTAG